A portion of the Chondrinema litorale genome contains these proteins:
- a CDS encoding hydrogen peroxide-inducible genes activator, translating to MTLQQLQYVVALDNHRHFVKAAESCFVAQPTLTLQVKKLEDEIGLVLFDRSAQPLKPTPLGISFISKAREILREVDALKNMVNTEKEVLEGTFRLGVIPTLAPYLLPLFIKQFSEDHPAISLEVKEMQSNEIISGLKNESLDIGLMVTPVNDNAIREYVLFYEPFLVYTSEENTLFDKEEVSATDIIPDGLWLLNQGHCFRNQVLNICNTSNLSAHKGLSFESGSIETLKNLVRYNYGYTLVPELSIHKKIDDPFLRRFSEPQPAREVSIVVHQSFARELLMERLRQAILNVVPDNFKKNKKFLKIQWR from the coding sequence ATGACGCTCCAACAACTGCAATACGTAGTAGCCTTAGATAATCATAGACATTTTGTAAAAGCGGCTGAAAGTTGTTTTGTGGCTCAACCAACCTTAACACTACAGGTTAAAAAGCTTGAAGATGAAATAGGTCTGGTTTTGTTCGATCGATCAGCACAGCCTTTAAAACCTACGCCATTGGGCATTTCTTTTATTAGCAAAGCCCGCGAAATTTTGAGAGAAGTTGATGCACTCAAAAACATGGTTAACACCGAAAAAGAAGTATTGGAAGGAACATTTAGATTAGGTGTAATTCCCACTTTAGCTCCTTATCTGCTACCATTATTTATTAAACAGTTTAGTGAAGATCACCCTGCTATTAGTCTAGAAGTTAAGGAAATGCAGTCCAACGAAATAATAAGTGGTCTAAAAAACGAATCACTTGATATTGGCTTAATGGTAACTCCTGTAAACGATAATGCAATTAGAGAATATGTTTTGTTCTATGAGCCTTTTCTTGTTTACACCAGCGAAGAGAATACACTTTTCGACAAAGAAGAGGTGAGTGCAACTGATATCATTCCCGATGGCTTATGGCTATTGAATCAGGGACATTGCTTTAGAAATCAGGTGCTGAATATTTGCAATACCTCTAATCTTTCTGCTCACAAAGGTCTTTCTTTTGAAAGCGGCTCAATTGAAACATTAAAAAATCTTGTAAGATATAATTATGGATATACCCTTGTTCCGGAGTTGTCTATCCATAAAAAAATTGATGATCCTTTCTTAAGGAGATTTTCGGAACCACAGCCTGCCAGAGAAGTAAGTATTGTGGTACATCAAAGCTTCGCAAGAGAATTATTGATGGAACGATTGCGACAGGCTATATTAAATGTAGTTCCTGATAATTTTAAGAAGAACAAAAAGTTTCTCAAGATTCAATGGCGATAA
- a CDS encoding TldD/PmbA family protein gives MNRRNFVQLAGLGMGAMIAPLPAFSKSVHPSEMLRKMDVARNKSLADIGLNAATSKGASYADIRIGRYLNQYLFTREDKVQNIVNTESYGLGIRVIADGTWGFASTNDVTPEGIKKAAEQAVLIAKANAKIQKEPVNLVPVKSYGEQSWKAPIKQNAFEVPIKDKADLLIEANTKAMEAGASFINSNLFLVNEQKYFASTEGSYIDQDVHRIWPTFTVTAIGEDGFKTRNALSAPLGMGYEYLQPKAEDKVIGPEGIVLYKHSYDIVEDAVAAAKQAKAMLGAKSVDPGKYSLVLEPNHLGLTIHESVGHPLELDRVLGYEANYAGTSFATLDKWESKSFEYGSKEVNIFADKTQPFSLGAVGFDDEGVKTKKWDLIKEGVLVNYQAIRDQAHIIGEEESHGCCYADSWNSVQFQRMPNVSLAPGKEPYSVAEMIKNVDRGIYIAGRGSYSIDQQRYNFQFGGQLFYEIKNGEITGMLNDVAYQSNTQEFWNSCSKVCDESDYRLFGSFFDGKGQPSQVSAVSHGSATARFDDVNVINTARKI, from the coding sequence TTGAACAGAAGAAATTTTGTGCAACTAGCAGGTTTAGGAATGGGAGCAATGATTGCACCTTTACCAGCCTTTAGCAAATCTGTGCATCCTAGCGAAATGTTACGGAAAATGGATGTTGCAAGAAACAAAAGCTTAGCAGACATCGGTTTAAATGCAGCTACTTCCAAAGGGGCTTCCTATGCAGATATCCGAATTGGAAGATACCTCAATCAATACCTTTTTACTCGTGAAGACAAAGTGCAAAATATTGTAAATACGGAGTCTTATGGTTTGGGAATCAGAGTGATTGCAGATGGAACTTGGGGATTTGCTTCAACCAACGATGTAACCCCTGAGGGAATAAAGAAGGCTGCTGAACAAGCTGTATTAATAGCAAAAGCAAATGCTAAAATCCAGAAAGAACCTGTAAATCTGGTTCCTGTAAAGTCTTATGGCGAACAAAGTTGGAAAGCACCTATCAAGCAAAATGCATTTGAAGTTCCAATAAAAGATAAAGCCGATTTATTGATAGAAGCCAATACAAAGGCGATGGAGGCCGGAGCAAGCTTTATCAATTCAAACCTATTTTTGGTAAACGAGCAAAAGTACTTTGCATCTACAGAAGGTAGCTATATCGATCAAGATGTACATAGAATATGGCCAACCTTTACAGTAACAGCTATTGGTGAAGATGGCTTTAAAACCAGAAATGCACTAAGTGCACCTTTAGGAATGGGTTATGAATATCTGCAACCAAAAGCAGAAGATAAAGTAATTGGACCTGAAGGAATTGTACTTTACAAACATTCTTATGATATAGTTGAAGATGCTGTAGCTGCTGCCAAACAAGCTAAAGCTATGCTCGGAGCAAAATCTGTAGATCCGGGTAAATATAGTTTAGTATTAGAGCCAAACCACCTTGGGCTTACCATACATGAGTCTGTTGGCCACCCATTGGAACTAGACCGTGTATTAGGTTACGAAGCTAACTATGCAGGAACTAGTTTCGCTACTTTAGATAAATGGGAGAGTAAATCTTTCGAATACGGAAGTAAAGAAGTAAATATTTTTGCAGATAAAACACAGCCATTTTCTTTAGGTGCAGTTGGTTTTGATGACGAAGGAGTAAAAACAAAGAAATGGGATTTAATTAAAGAAGGTGTTCTTGTAAATTATCAAGCAATTAGAGATCAAGCCCATATTATTGGCGAAGAAGAATCTCATGGTTGCTGCTATGCAGATAGCTGGAATTCAGTTCAATTCCAAAGAATGCCCAATGTTTCACTAGCACCAGGAAAAGAACCTTACTCTGTTGCAGAAATGATTAAAAATGTAGACAGAGGTATTTATATTGCCGGAAGAGGTTCTTATTCAATAGATCAGCAGCGCTATAATTTCCAGTTTGGAGGTCAGCTTTTTTATGAGATCAAAAACGGAGAAATTACTGGCATGCTCAACGATGTAGCCTACCAATCGAACACACAAGAATTCTGGAATTCATGTTCAAAAGTTTGTGATGAAAGTGACTATCGCCTGTTCGGATCATTTTTCGACGGTAAAGGTCAGCCATCACAAGTAAGCGCAGTTTCGCATGGAAGTGCCACTGCTCGCTTCGACGATGTAAACGTGATTAACACAGCAAGAAAAATATAA
- a CDS encoding TldD/PmbA family protein, which yields MNRRDFTRLAGLGAGAMFLPFQMNGKDVPLDTYSPGMDQLLKKELADVALNAAKDMGASYSDVRIGRYLNQFVITRENKVQNIVNTESFGVGIRVIVDGTWGFASSNDVSREGIAKAAKQAAAIAKANSKYQDEPVQLAPVKSQGEVAWKAPITKNAFEVPVKDKVDILLNANAKAMDAGANYISSMMFLVNEQKYFASTDGSYIDQDVHRIWPNFNITCVDEKTGKFKNRQSLSSPMGMGFEYMDGIKEDKTLSPSGMTLYGNSYDIEEDAIFAAKQARDSLTAKSVDPGKYTLVLDPSHLWLTIHESVGHPLELDRVLGYEANFAGTSFATLDKWQSKTFEYGSDKVNLIADKTQKNSLGAVGYDDEGVPCKKWDLVKDGVLVNYQAIRDQAHIIGEEESHGCCYADSWSSVQFQRMANVSLAPGKDPLSVQEMIKDVERGIYIIGDGSFSIDQQRYNFQFGGQAFFEIKEGEIKGQLRDVAYQSNTQEFWNSCSAVCDESDYRLGGSFFDGKGQPSQSSAVSHGSSTTRFDNVNVINTERKI from the coding sequence ATGAATAGAAGAGACTTTACCCGATTGGCCGGTCTTGGTGCCGGAGCTATGTTTTTGCCTTTCCAGATGAATGGTAAAGATGTGCCACTAGATACTTACTCACCCGGAATGGATCAGTTGCTCAAAAAAGAATTGGCTGATGTTGCTTTAAATGCAGCAAAAGACATGGGAGCATCTTATTCGGATGTAAGAATCGGAAGATACCTCAATCAATTTGTAATTACTCGTGAGAACAAGGTTCAAAATATAGTAAATACTGAATCTTTTGGTGTGGGAATAAGAGTGATTGTAGATGGAACATGGGGTTTTGCTTCTAGTAATGATGTTTCAAGAGAAGGAATTGCAAAAGCGGCAAAACAAGCTGCTGCCATTGCAAAAGCAAACTCAAAATATCAAGATGAACCAGTACAACTTGCTCCAGTAAAATCTCAAGGAGAAGTTGCTTGGAAAGCACCTATTACAAAAAATGCTTTTGAAGTTCCTGTAAAAGATAAAGTTGATATTTTGCTAAATGCCAATGCAAAAGCGATGGATGCTGGTGCAAATTATATCAGCTCAATGATGTTTCTTGTGAATGAACAAAAGTATTTTGCATCTACTGATGGTAGTTATATCGATCAGGATGTTCACAGAATATGGCCCAACTTTAACATTACTTGTGTTGATGAAAAAACAGGTAAGTTTAAAAATAGACAATCTTTAAGCTCACCAATGGGAATGGGCTTCGAATACATGGATGGTATTAAAGAGGATAAAACATTATCTCCATCTGGAATGACTCTTTATGGTAACTCTTACGATATTGAAGAAGATGCCATATTTGCTGCTAAGCAAGCTAGAGACAGTCTTACAGCGAAGTCTGTAGATCCGGGTAAATATACTTTGGTATTAGACCCAAGCCACTTGTGGTTAACCATTCACGAATCTGTAGGGCACCCACTAGAACTCGACAGGGTATTAGGTTACGAAGCCAACTTTGCTGGAACTAGTTTCGCTACATTGGATAAGTGGCAAAGTAAGACTTTTGAATACGGAAGCGATAAGGTGAATCTAATTGCCGATAAAACTCAAAAGAACTCTTTAGGTGCTGTTGGTTATGATGATGAAGGTGTTCCATGTAAAAAATGGGATTTGGTAAAAGATGGTGTTCTTGTAAATTATCAAGCAATTAGAGATCAAGCGCACATCATCGGAGAGGAAGAATCTCATGGATGTTGCTATGCTGATAGCTGGAGTTCTGTGCAGTTCCAACGTATGGCGAATGTGTCTCTTGCTCCTGGTAAAGACCCATTGTCAGTTCAAGAAATGATTAAAGATGTAGAAAGAGGTATTTACATTATTGGAGATGGTTCTTTCTCAATCGACCAACAACGTTACAACTTCCAGTTTGGTGGACAAGCATTTTTCGAAATCAAAGAAGGTGAAATAAAAGGCCAGCTTAGAGATGTGGCTTATCAGTCAAATACGCAGGAATTCTGGAATTCTTGTAGCGCTGTTTGCGATGAGTCTGACTACAGACTTGGTGGTTCTTTCTTCGATGGTAAAGGACAACCTTCTCAGTCTA